A portion of the Pseudomonas sp. GR 6-02 genome contains these proteins:
- the tssK gene encoding type VI secretion system baseplate subunit TssK — protein sequence MNAHKVIWQEGMLLRPQHFQHNDRYYDHQMKTRTQLLGSYTWGFLNLEIDLQFLNMGKLVISQASGILPDGSLFELGGNTEPLALDVPPNTGNTPIYLALPLVTGNHIEARRPEQSDVLARYTAYEAEVADSNAGDDSASQVSCARPDFKLLLGEQQSDQAYVKLKICEVLDTTPDGVISLDPDFVPTYIQAHSSSYLLSCLKEVISMLGHRGDTIADRIRSNGKVGGAEVGDFMMLQLINRTELLLRHYLGLEQVHPEELYRTLLTMLGDLATFSSDSKRPRLDSRYQHSDQGASFRKLMEAIRQVLSMVLEQHAIELVLQARQYGIIVSPLHDHKLLGSASFVLAASANCDSEELRHRLPAHLKVGPVERIRQLVNLHLPGIKVKPLPVAPRQIAFHSNKTYFILELSSEDLAQLERSGGFAFHVSGEFAELELKFWAIRN from the coding sequence ATGAATGCCCATAAAGTCATTTGGCAGGAAGGCATGCTGCTGCGTCCGCAGCACTTCCAGCACAACGATCGTTACTACGACCACCAGATGAAGACCCGCACCCAGTTGCTGGGCAGCTACACCTGGGGCTTCCTCAACCTGGAAATCGACTTGCAGTTCCTCAACATGGGCAAACTGGTGATCAGCCAGGCCTCGGGGATTCTGCCCGACGGCAGCCTGTTCGAACTGGGCGGCAACACCGAGCCGTTGGCCCTGGACGTGCCGCCGAACACCGGCAATACGCCGATCTACCTGGCACTGCCGTTGGTGACGGGTAACCACATCGAGGCCCGCCGCCCGGAGCAATCCGACGTGCTGGCGCGCTACACCGCGTATGAAGCGGAAGTGGCCGACTCCAACGCCGGCGACGACTCCGCCAGCCAGGTCAGTTGCGCCCGTCCGGACTTCAAGCTATTGCTCGGCGAGCAGCAGAGCGATCAGGCCTACGTGAAGCTGAAGATCTGCGAAGTGCTCGACACCACGCCTGACGGCGTGATCAGCCTCGACCCGGATTTCGTGCCGACCTACATTCAGGCGCACTCGTCCAGCTACCTGCTGTCATGCCTCAAAGAAGTGATCAGCATGCTAGGCCACCGGGGCGACACCATCGCCGACCGGATCCGCTCCAACGGCAAGGTCGGCGGCGCGGAAGTCGGCGACTTCATGATGCTGCAACTGATCAACCGCACTGAACTGTTGCTGCGCCATTACCTCGGCCTGGAACAGGTTCACCCGGAAGAGTTGTACCGCACGCTGCTGACCATGCTCGGCGATCTGGCGACGTTTTCCAGCGACAGCAAACGCCCGCGTCTGGACAGCCGTTACCAGCACAGCGACCAGGGCGCGAGCTTCCGCAAACTGATGGAAGCGATTCGTCAGGTGCTGTCGATGGTGCTCGAACAGCACGCCATCGAACTGGTTCTGCAAGCGCGTCAGTACGGAATCATCGTGTCGCCGTTGCACGACCACAAACTGCTGGGCTCGGCTTCGTTCGTGCTCGCGGCCAGTGCCAACTGCGACTCCGAAGAACTGCGCCATCGCCTGCCGGCGCACCTCAAGGTCGGCCCGGTGGAGCGCATCCGCCAACTGGTCAACCTGCACCTGCCGGGCATCAAGGTCAAACCGTTGCCGGTGGCCCCACGGCAGATCGCGTTCCACTCCAACAAAACCTATTTCATCCTCGAACTCAGTTCCGAAGACCTGGCGCAACTCGAACGCTCCGGCGGCTTCGCGTTCCACGTGTCCGGCGAATTCGCCGAGCTTGAACTGAAATTCTGGGCCATCAGGAACTGA
- the tssJ gene encoding type VI secretion system lipoprotein TssJ, producing MSRCSTAFFKMLTAFAALVLLAGCSSLSPYSTVTKLNLKLTASDQLNPDLNGRPSPIVVRLFELKHPVAFENADFFSLYERAKESLAPDLVASEELELRPGETVELKLSVEEGSRYVGVLAAYRDLPETKWRYTVQITPVQVTAADLTLDQAGIRNTHETLAKADD from the coding sequence ATGTCTCGCTGTTCCACCGCTTTTTTCAAGATGCTGACTGCGTTCGCTGCTTTGGTGCTGCTGGCCGGTTGCTCGTCGCTGTCGCCGTATTCCACCGTGACCAAACTCAACCTGAAGCTGACCGCCAGCGATCAATTGAACCCGGACCTCAACGGTCGTCCGTCGCCGATCGTCGTGCGCCTATTCGAGCTCAAGCACCCGGTGGCCTTCGAGAACGCTGATTTCTTCAGCCTCTACGAACGCGCCAAGGAATCCCTGGCCCCGGACCTGGTGGCCAGCGAAGAACTGGAACTGCGCCCAGGCGAAACCGTCGAGCTCAAGCTCAGTGTGGAAGAGGGCAGCCGTTACGTTGGTGTGCTCGCCGCCTACCGCGACCTGCCGGAAACCAAGTGGCGCTACACCGTGCAAATCACTCCGGTGCAAGTCACCGCGGCTGATCTGACCCTCGATCAGGCCGGCATCCGCAACACCCATGAAACGCTCGCCAAGGCGGATGACTGA
- the tssH gene encoding type VI secretion system ATPase TssH, with protein MINVDLQQLIQALDAETRRDLESSAERCVARGGSKILVEDLLLGLLERPQGLLARALQDAEVDAGELSAALQSRVEHSASRNPVFAPELVQWLQDALLVANLELGQSQVEQAALILALLRNPMRYAGSRYQSLLAKLNIERLKEFALSQKEQPATGKPAVPGESLLERFTHNLTQQARDGKLDPVLCRDGAIRQMVDILARRRKNNPIVVGEAGVGKTAIVEGLASRIAAGEVPQVLKGVELLSLDMGLLQAGASVKGEFERRLKGVIDEVKASPKPIILFIDEAHTLIGAGGNAGGSDAANLLKPALARGELRTIAATTWAEYKKYFEKDPALARRFQPVQLHEPTVSEAVTILRGLAQVYEKSHGIYLRDDAVVAAAELSARYLAGRQLPDKAVDVLDTACARVRISLAAAPESLERLRGELAEGGRQRQALRRDAEAGLLIDHEALDALEDRLADAEDEKVALETLWTEQKELAERLLELRQQLAKAREAAAVEPSITVEEDAEGTVIETLPVDEAQSVETLETALNETHKALTELQVKERLVSFEVCPRLVAEVISAWTGVPLAQLAREHNAKVASFATDLRTRIRGQEQAVHALDRSMRATAAGLNKPDAPVGVFLLVGPSGVGKTETALALADLLYGGDRFITTINMSEFQEKHTVSRLIGAPPGYVGYGEGGMLTEAVRQKPYSVVLLDEVEKADPDVLNLFYQIFDKGVANDGEGREIDFRNTLILMTSNLGSDRISELCENGARPTAEVLEETIRPVLSKHFKPALLARMRVVPYYPVGGPVLRELIEIKLGRLGERLNRRQLDFTYSQDLVDHLAERCTQSDSGARLIDHLLDLHVLPLVADRLLDAMATGESLKRVHATLDGNASVTCEFA; from the coding sequence ATGATCAACGTAGACCTGCAACAACTTATCCAGGCGCTGGACGCCGAAACCCGTCGTGACCTGGAAAGTTCTGCCGAACGCTGCGTCGCCCGTGGCGGCAGCAAGATCCTCGTCGAAGACTTGCTGCTGGGCCTGCTGGAGCGTCCGCAAGGCCTGCTCGCCCGGGCGTTGCAGGATGCCGAAGTGGACGCTGGCGAGCTGAGCGCCGCGCTGCAATCGCGGGTCGAGCACAGCGCCTCGCGCAACCCGGTGTTCGCCCCGGAACTGGTGCAGTGGCTGCAGGACGCCTTGCTGGTGGCCAACCTCGAACTGGGCCAGAGCCAGGTCGAGCAGGCCGCGTTGATCCTCGCATTGCTGCGCAACCCGATGCGCTATGCCGGCAGCCGTTATCAGTCGTTGCTGGCCAAGCTGAACATCGAGCGCCTGAAAGAATTCGCCCTGTCGCAGAAAGAACAACCGGCCACCGGCAAACCGGCCGTGCCCGGCGAATCACTGCTGGAGCGCTTCACCCACAACCTGACCCAGCAGGCTCGCGACGGCAAACTCGACCCGGTGCTGTGCCGCGATGGCGCGATCCGTCAGATGGTCGACATCCTCGCTCGTCGCCGCAAGAACAACCCGATTGTGGTGGGTGAAGCGGGCGTCGGTAAAACCGCCATCGTCGAAGGCCTGGCCTCGCGCATCGCAGCCGGTGAAGTGCCGCAAGTCTTGAAAGGCGTTGAGCTGCTGTCGCTGGACATGGGCCTGTTGCAGGCCGGCGCCAGCGTCAAGGGCGAGTTCGAACGTCGCCTCAAAGGCGTGATCGACGAAGTCAAAGCCTCGCCGAAGCCAATCATCCTGTTCATCGACGAAGCCCACACCCTGATCGGCGCGGGTGGCAACGCCGGCGGTTCTGACGCGGCCAACCTGTTGAAACCAGCCCTGGCCCGTGGCGAGTTGCGCACCATCGCCGCCACCACCTGGGCGGAGTACAAAAAATACTTCGAGAAAGACCCGGCCCTGGCCCGTCGTTTCCAACCGGTGCAACTGCACGAACCGACCGTCAGCGAAGCGGTGACCATTCTGCGTGGCCTGGCTCAGGTCTACGAGAAGAGCCACGGCATCTACCTGCGCGATGACGCGGTGGTTGCCGCGGCTGAGTTGTCCGCCCGTTACCTGGCGGGTCGTCAGCTGCCGGACAAGGCTGTCGACGTGCTCGACACCGCCTGCGCCCGCGTACGCATCAGCCTCGCCGCCGCCCCGGAAAGCCTGGAACGCCTGCGTGGCGAACTGGCCGAAGGTGGCCGTCAGCGTCAGGCCCTGCGTCGTGACGCCGAAGCCGGTCTGCTGATCGATCACGAAGCGCTGGACGCTCTGGAAGATCGCCTGGCTGATGCCGAAGACGAAAAGGTCGCCCTCGAAACGCTGTGGACCGAGCAGAAAGAACTGGCCGAGCGCCTGCTGGAGCTGCGTCAGCAACTGGCCAAGGCTCGCGAAGCCGCTGCTGTCGAACCGAGCATCACGGTTGAAGAAGACGCCGAAGGCACCGTGATCGAAACGTTGCCGGTGGACGAAGCGCAAAGCGTTGAAACCCTGGAAACCGCGCTCAACGAAACTCACAAAGCTCTGACCGAGCTTCAGGTCAAAGAACGCCTGGTGAGCTTCGAAGTCTGCCCGCGTCTGGTGGCCGAAGTGATCAGCGCCTGGACCGGTGTGCCATTGGCGCAACTGGCTCGCGAACACAACGCCAAGGTCGCAAGCTTCGCCACCGACCTGCGCACGCGCATTCGTGGTCAGGAGCAAGCGGTTCATGCGTTGGACCGTTCGATGCGCGCCACCGCCGCTGGCCTGAACAAACCGGATGCCCCGGTCGGCGTGTTCCTGCTGGTCGGCCCGAGCGGCGTCGGCAAGACCGAAACCGCACTGGCCCTCGCTGATTTGTTGTACGGCGGTGATCGTTTCATCACCACCATCAACATGTCCGAGTTCCAGGAGAAGCACACCGTGTCGCGTCTGATCGGTGCGCCGCCGGGCTATGTCGGTTACGGCGAGGGCGGCATGCTCACCGAAGCCGTGCGGCAGAAACCGTACTCGGTGGTGTTGCTTGATGAAGTCGAAAAAGCCGACCCGGACGTGCTCAACCTGTTCTACCAAATCTTCGACAAAGGTGTGGCCAACGACGGGGAAGGGCGCGAGATCGATTTCCGCAACACGCTGATCCTGATGACCTCGAACCTGGGCAGCGACCGCATCAGCGAGCTCTGCGAAAACGGCGCGCGGCCGACAGCCGAAGTCCTCGAAGAAACCATTCGCCCGGTGCTCAGCAAACACTTCAAGCCGGCATTGCTGGCGCGCATGCGCGTGGTGCCTTACTACCCGGTGGGCGGCCCGGTGCTGCGCGAGCTGATCGAAATCAAACTCGGTCGTTTGGGCGAGCGCCTGAACCGCCGTCAGCTGGATTTCACTTACTCCCAGGACCTTGTCGATCACCTGGCTGAACGCTGCACTCAAAGCGACAGCGGTGCGCGCCTGATCGACCACTTGCTCGACCTGCATGTACTGCCGCTGGTGGCCGACCGTTTGCTCGATGCGATGGCCACCGGTGAAAGCCTCAAGCGCGTGCATGCGACGCTCGACGGCAATGCCAGCGTGACGTGCGAGTTCGCCTGA
- the tagH gene encoding type VI secretion system-associated FHA domain protein TagH, which yields MELVFEMLNTKQFVPTDLCQKTFKQAGGVIGRGEDCDWIIPDRKRHLSNHHAVISYREGTFFLTDTSSNGIQDSESGARLRKGEPMRIEHGSVYVLGDFEIRARLVRDPATFDVEVGRPQAAGSIIPDDAFLDLDPLNALDQQERVYSEIEELISPSTVIEDTRQRADYARIDMESLMVPELIAAPAEPAPAPLPKAVERQSEGFWEHFGAALGVDLKGLDHDAREALALNAARLLKQSVGGLQQSLRTRSELKNELRLAQTTVQGSQKNPLKFAVDAGEALGILLQGNKPGQLPAEQAISRAFRDLQAHQVALLTASRAAVRGTLEHFSPQQLTLRFERDNKPLLATSGSRWRAYGRYHQALRQDDDWSERLLARDFAQAYEEQIRLISTLHTDHQG from the coding sequence ATGGAACTGGTTTTCGAAATGCTGAACACCAAGCAGTTCGTGCCCACGGATTTGTGCCAGAAGACCTTCAAACAGGCCGGTGGCGTGATCGGCCGGGGCGAGGATTGCGACTGGATCATCCCCGACCGCAAGCGTCATCTGTCTAACCACCACGCGGTGATCAGCTACCGCGAAGGCACGTTTTTCCTGACCGATACCAGTAGCAACGGGATTCAGGACAGCGAAAGCGGCGCGCGCCTGCGCAAGGGCGAGCCGATGCGCATCGAACACGGCAGCGTGTATGTGCTGGGTGACTTCGAGATTCGCGCGCGACTGGTGCGCGACCCGGCGACGTTCGACGTCGAAGTCGGCCGTCCGCAGGCCGCGGGCAGCATCATCCCGGACGATGCGTTCCTCGACCTTGACCCGCTCAATGCCCTCGACCAGCAAGAACGCGTGTACTCGGAGATCGAGGAGCTGATTTCCCCGAGCACGGTGATCGAGGACACCCGTCAGCGCGCCGACTACGCGCGCATCGACATGGAAAGCCTGATGGTGCCGGAGCTGATCGCCGCCCCGGCAGAACCAGCGCCAGCCCCGCTGCCAAAAGCGGTTGAGCGTCAGAGCGAAGGTTTCTGGGAGCACTTCGGTGCGGCGTTGGGCGTGGACCTCAAAGGCCTCGACCACGATGCCCGCGAAGCCCTGGCCCTGAACGCCGCACGCCTGCTCAAGCAGAGCGTCGGCGGTTTGCAGCAGAGCCTGCGCACCCGAAGCGAGCTGAAAAACGAACTGCGCCTAGCCCAGACCACCGTACAAGGCAGCCAAAAGAACCCGTTGAAATTCGCCGTCGATGCCGGTGAAGCGCTGGGCATTCTGTTGCAGGGCAACAAGCCGGGTCAATTGCCGGCCGAGCAAGCGATCTCCCGTGCGTTCCGCGATTTGCAGGCGCATCAGGTGGCCTTGCTGACCGCCAGCCGCGCCGCTGTTCGCGGCACTCTTGAGCACTTCTCGCCGCAACAGCTGACCCTGCGTTTCGAGCGCGACAACAAGCCGTTGCTCGCCACCTCCGGCAGTCGCTGGAGAGCTTATGGGCGTTATCACCAGGCCCTGCGTCAGGACGATGACTGGAGCGAGCGCCTGCTGGCCCGCGACTTCGCCCAGGCCTACGAAGAACAGATCCGCCTGATTTCCACCCTTCACACCGACCACCAAGGATGA
- the tssF gene encoding type VI secretion system baseplate subunit TssF yields MSFNHYYQSELTALRQLGRRFAERSPALAPFLGQAGRDPDVERLLEGFAFLTGRLRQKLDDELPELSHSLMQLLWPNYMRPLPAFSILQFDPLKRSGPALRVERDTPVESVPVDDVRCRFRTCYPTEVLPLDLAALNYSVKGDGSLLSLRLEMSADGHLGELELSRLRLHFAGERYISQMLYLSLLRNLEGIELIPLDGAGKPINGVSGQPMAFKMPGDRVQPVGFAEEEALIPYPLNTFRGYRYLQEYFAFQDKFLFVDINGLDLLKALPEDTLKQMRGLELRFDIRKSGIMRMRPTLDNVKLYCTPIVNLFEHDALPIRLDGKQDEYLLLPAEYDLENCGVFSVETVTGWKPGGLGYQEYVPFESFEHDPSFDVPNSRPHYSIRQRSSLLHDGLDTYLSFGIRHTEAHETLSIELMCTNQNLPRKLKLGDIRMACEETPEFLSFRNITPATSSFAPPLNRDFLWKLISNMSLNYLSLADVNALKVILETYDLPRYYDQHAEKVSKRLLGGLKSIKHQHVDRLHRGLPVRGLRTELTIDPEGYIGEGDLFVFASVLNEFFALYASLNSYHELRVKSTQGEVYQWTPRMGLQPLL; encoded by the coding sequence ATGTCCTTTAACCACTACTACCAAAGCGAACTCACCGCACTTCGCCAGTTAGGTCGTCGTTTCGCCGAGCGTAGCCCGGCGTTGGCGCCTTTCCTTGGTCAGGCCGGGCGGGATCCGGATGTGGAGCGGTTGCTGGAGGGCTTTGCCTTTCTGACCGGTCGTCTGCGGCAAAAGCTCGACGACGAGTTGCCGGAGCTCAGCCATTCCCTGATGCAGTTGCTGTGGCCGAACTACATGCGGCCGCTGCCGGCGTTCAGCATTTTGCAGTTCGATCCGTTGAAGCGTTCCGGGCCGGCGTTGAGGGTCGAGCGTGATACGCCGGTGGAGAGCGTGCCGGTCGATGATGTGCGTTGCCGTTTCCGTACGTGCTACCCGACCGAGGTGTTGCCGCTGGATCTGGCCGCGCTGAATTACTCGGTAAAGGGTGACGGTTCGCTGTTGAGCCTGCGCCTGGAGATGAGCGCGGATGGTCACCTCGGCGAGTTGGAGCTGAGTCGTCTGCGCCTGCACTTTGCCGGTGAGCGTTACATCAGCCAGATGCTTTACCTGAGCCTGTTGCGCAACCTCGAAGGCATTGAGCTGATCCCGCTGGACGGCGCCGGCAAGCCCATCAACGGCGTAAGCGGTCAACCGATGGCGTTCAAGATGCCCGGCGACCGTGTGCAGCCGGTGGGTTTTGCCGAAGAGGAAGCGTTGATCCCGTATCCGCTGAACACCTTCCGCGGCTATCGCTACCTGCAGGAGTATTTCGCTTTCCAGGACAAATTCCTGTTCGTTGATATCAACGGTCTGGACCTGCTCAAGGCATTGCCGGAAGACACCCTCAAGCAAATGCGCGGCCTTGAATTGCGCTTCGATATTCGCAAGAGCGGCATCATGCGGATGCGTCCGACCCTGGACAACGTGAAGCTCTATTGCACGCCGATCGTCAACCTGTTCGAGCACGATGCACTGCCGATTCGCCTCGACGGCAAACAGGACGAATACCTGCTGTTGCCGGCCGAATACGACCTGGAAAACTGCGGTGTGTTTTCGGTGGAAACCGTGACTGGCTGGAAGCCCGGCGGCCTCGGTTATCAAGAGTACGTGCCATTCGAATCCTTCGAGCACGACCCGAGTTTCGACGTGCCCAACAGCCGTCCGCATTACAGCATCCGCCAGCGTTCGTCGTTGCTGCACGACGGCCTCGACACCTACCTGAGCTTCGGCATCCGCCACACCGAAGCCCACGAAACCCTGTCGATCGAGCTGATGTGCACCAACCAGAACCTGCCGCGCAAGCTCAAGCTCGGCGACATCCGCATGGCCTGCGAAGAGACGCCGGAGTTTTTGAGTTTCCGCAATATCACCCCGGCTACCTCGAGTTTCGCGCCGCCGCTGAACCGCGACTTCCTCTGGAAGCTGATCAGCAACATGTCGCTCAACTATCTGTCGCTGGCCGACGTCAACGCGTTGAAGGTGATTCTCGAAACCTACGACCTGCCGCGCTACTACGACCAACACGCGGAAAAAGTCAGCAAACGCCTGCTGGGCGGGCTCAAGTCGATCAAGCACCAGCATGTCGACAGATTGCACCGAGGGTTACCGGTTCGCGGGTTGCGCACCGAGCTGACCATCGACCCGGAAGGGTATATCGGCGAGGGCGACCTGTTCGTGTTCGCTTCGGTTCTTAACGAGTTTTTCGCGCTTTACGCCAGTCTCAATTCGTACCACGAGCTGCGGGTAAAAAGCACACAGGGAGAGGTGTACCAATGGACACCACGTATGGGCCTGCAGCCCCTGCTTTAA
- a CDS encoding PAAR domain-containing protein: protein MSGKPAARVSDPTACPLPGHGTNPIAAGSGDVFFDGLAAARQGDASACGGAMVGDLATTVLINGKPAATVGSVGAHGNKVTAGSSTVIIGNSHTPVPFIPPVPLMLFSHCQHVVMEDQDGNPLQDIPYQITTAKGEVISGQSDAMGRTQLVGGEEGETFDFHAAIDGASV, encoded by the coding sequence ATGTCCGGCAAACCAGCAGCCCGCGTATCCGACCCCACCGCTTGCCCGCTCCCCGGCCACGGCACCAACCCGATCGCCGCCGGTTCCGGCGACGTGTTCTTCGACGGCCTCGCGGCCGCCCGCCAAGGCGATGCCTCGGCGTGTGGTGGTGCGATGGTTGGCGATCTTGCAACGACTGTTTTGATCAACGGTAAACCGGCGGCGACCGTGGGCTCCGTTGGTGCTCATGGCAATAAAGTTACGGCCGGGTCTTCGACGGTGATTATCGGGAACTCTCACACGCCGGTTCCGTTTATTCCGCCGGTTCCATTGATGCTGTTTTCCCATTGTCAGCATGTTGTGATGGAAGATCAGGATGGAAATCCACTTCAGGATATTCCTTATCAGATTACAACCGCCAAAGGCGAAGTTATCTCCGGGCAAAGTGATGCAATGGGCAGAACCCAGTTGGTAGGGGGGGAAGAAGGTGAAACTTTTGACTTTCACGCCGCAATTGATGGAGCGTCGGTATGA
- the tssG gene encoding type VI secretion system baseplate subunit TssG, whose amino-acid sequence MDTTYGPAAPALSGLTRVIREYSLFQAVLLVIDRLRDAHPHLSEDDLYDQLEFQANPSLGFPGSDVDRVEFFEEHGMRRARLRFNLIGLVGSGSPLPAFYGEQALGDSEDGNPTRNFLDLFHHRLQRLMLPIWRKYRYRASFQSGALDPFSAQLFALIGLGGEEIRKAQELNWKRLLPYLGLLSLRAHSAALIEAVLRYYFKHAELTIEQCIERRVEILDEQRNRLGRGNSMLGEDLVLGEHVRDRSGKFRIHIRELDWQRFHEFLPIGFGYQPLCALVRFTLRDPLDYDIRLVLRQEEIRELRIGEQNACRLGWTSWLGREKADGVVTLGSKIH is encoded by the coding sequence ATGGACACCACGTATGGGCCTGCAGCCCCTGCTTTAAGCGGGCTGACCCGGGTAATACGCGAGTACTCGCTGTTTCAGGCCGTGCTGCTGGTGATTGACCGGCTGCGCGATGCACACCCGCACCTGAGCGAAGACGACCTGTACGACCAGCTGGAATTCCAGGCCAACCCGAGCCTGGGTTTCCCTGGCAGCGACGTCGATCGCGTGGAGTTTTTCGAAGAACACGGGATGAGGCGCGCGCGTCTGCGTTTCAACCTGATCGGCCTGGTCGGCTCCGGTTCGCCGTTGCCTGCGTTTTACGGCGAACAGGCGCTGGGTGACAGCGAAGACGGCAACCCGACCCGTAACTTTCTCGACCTGTTTCACCATCGCCTGCAACGGCTGATGCTGCCGATCTGGCGAAAGTATCGCTACCGCGCGAGTTTCCAGAGTGGCGCGCTCGACCCGTTTTCGGCGCAGCTGTTTGCCCTGATCGGCCTCGGCGGCGAAGAGATCCGCAAGGCCCAGGAGCTGAACTGGAAACGCCTGCTGCCTTACCTCGGCCTGCTCAGCTTGCGGGCGCACTCGGCGGCGTTGATCGAAGCGGTGCTGCGCTACTACTTCAAGCACGCCGAGCTGACCATCGAACAGTGCATCGAGCGCCGCGTCGAAATCCTCGACGAGCAGCGCAATCGCCTCGGTCGCGGCAACAGCATGCTCGGCGAAGACCTGGTGCTGGGCGAGCACGTGCGCGACCGCAGCGGCAAATTCCGCATTCACATCCGCGAGCTCGACTGGCAACGCTTCCACGAATTCCTGCCGATCGGTTTCGGCTACCAGCCGCTGTGCGCGCTGGTGAGGTTCACCCTGCGTGACCCGCTCGATTACGACATTCGCCTGGTGCTGCGCCAGGAAGAAATCCGCGAACTTCGCATCGGTGAGCAGAACGCCTGTCGCCTGGGGTGGACCAGTTGGCTTGGCCGCGAAAAAGCGGACGGCGTGGTGACCCTGGGCAGCAAAATTCATTAA
- a CDS encoding sigma-54 interaction domain-containing protein: protein MFTQVPQPLVYAEALLAQFASLSRAADSAVLLGDFVRGLAELSGCELTQLYLLDATHTCLGMNAECLNGVLQPREGASLPADYNGEQLLQFALCQNRVVCLSELSGSLHETSFLPPQATPWQSLLCVPLVNQQKAVEGLLLCASRRVIDLQGFADSLGQLGSFVLGQLHLLQRLRQPNGDTRPAPLNVPSASGYGLIGKSVAMRQTYSLISKVLHSPYTVLLRGETGTGKEVVARAIHDCGPRRSQAFIVQNCAAFPENLLESELFGYRKGAFTGADRDRAGLFDAANGGTLLLDEIGDMPLSLQAKLLRVLQEGEIRPLGSNDTHKIDVRIIAATHRDLSVLVSEGKFREDLYYRLAQFPIELPALRQREGDILDLARHFADKACSFLQRDAVRWSDAALDHLSGYAFPGNVRELKGLVERAVLLCEGGELLAEHFSLRMEAMPEDSSLNLRERLEQVERSLLLDCLRKNDGNQTLAARELGLPRRTLLYRLGRLNINLGDFDG, encoded by the coding sequence ATGTTCACTCAAGTGCCGCAACCGCTGGTCTATGCCGAAGCCTTGCTGGCGCAGTTCGCCAGCCTGTCGCGGGCGGCGGACAGCGCTGTGCTGCTGGGTGACTTCGTGCGCGGCCTGGCCGAGCTCAGCGGTTGCGAGCTGACGCAGTTGTACCTGCTGGATGCGACCCACACTTGCCTGGGGATGAACGCCGAGTGCCTGAACGGCGTTCTGCAACCCCGGGAAGGGGCCAGCCTGCCGGCGGATTACAACGGTGAACAACTGCTGCAATTCGCCTTGTGCCAGAACCGCGTGGTGTGCCTCAGCGAGCTGAGCGGCAGCCTGCACGAAACCAGCTTCCTGCCGCCCCAGGCCACGCCCTGGCAGTCGCTACTGTGCGTGCCGCTGGTCAATCAGCAGAAGGCTGTCGAAGGTTTGCTGCTGTGCGCCAGTCGCCGGGTAATCGACCTGCAAGGCTTTGCCGATTCCCTCGGTCAACTGGGCTCGTTCGTGCTCGGCCAACTGCACTTGCTGCAGCGTTTGCGTCAGCCGAACGGTGATACACGCCCGGCGCCGCTCAACGTCCCGAGCGCCAGCGGTTATGGCCTGATCGGCAAGAGCGTGGCCATGCGCCAGACCTATTCGCTGATCAGCAAAGTCCTGCACAGCCCCTACACCGTGCTGCTGCGCGGTGAGACTGGCACCGGCAAGGAAGTGGTCGCGCGGGCGATTCACGATTGCGGCCCGCGCCGGTCCCAGGCGTTCATCGTGCAGAACTGCGCGGCGTTCCCCGAGAACCTGCTGGAAAGCGAGCTGTTCGGCTACCGCAAGGGCGCCTTCACCGGTGCTGATCGCGACCGTGCCGGGCTCTTCGATGCGGCCAACGGCGGCACCTTGCTGCTCGATGAAATCGGCGATATGCCGTTATCGCTGCAAGCCAAGTTGCTGCGGGTATTGCAGGAGGGCGAGATCCGCCCGCTGGGTTCCAACGACACCCACAAAATCGACGTGCGCATCATCGCCGCGACGCACCGGGATTTGTCTGTGCTGGTCAGCGAAGGCAAGTTCCGCGAGGACTTGTACTACCGCCTCGCGCAATTCCCGATCGAGCTGCCGGCGCTGCGTCAGCGCGAAGGCGACATCCTCGACCTGGCGCGGCACTTCGCCGACAAGGCTTGCTCGTTCTTGCAGCGCGACGCGGTGCGCTGGTCCGACGCGGCGCTGGATCACCTGTCCGGTTATGCCTTCCCCGGCAACGTTCGCGAACTCAAGGGTTTGGTCGAGCGCGCAGTGCTGCTGTGCGAGGGCGGCGAGTTGCTGGCCGAGCATTTCTCCCTGCGCATGGAAGCCATGCCGGAAGACAGCAGCCTGAACCTGCGCGAACGCCTGGAGCAGGTCGAGCGAAGTCTGCTGCTCGACTGCCTGCGCAAAAACGACGGCAACCAGACCCTCGCCGCCCGCGAACTCGGGCTGCCACGGCGCACGCTGCTGTACCGCCTCGGGCGGCTGAATATCAATTTGGGTGATTTCGATGGCTGA